Part of the Candidatus Hydrogenedentota bacterium genome is shown below.
TCGTCAGTCGCTGCGCAAAGAGTTGCATCGAAAAGAGGGGATGCGCTTGCTGGAAGAAGGCAAGGCGTATAAGTGCTTCTGTTCCAAGGAAGAACTGGAAGCTGCGCGCGAAGAAGCCATGCGGGAGAAGCGTCCGCCCCGATACTCGGGTAAATGCCGCAATCTGACGGCCGAGCAGATCGCGGCCATGGGTGATAGACCATTCTCGATTCGCTTCAAAGTGGAACCCGGTGAGACGGTGATAGATGACCTCGTTCAGGGTGCCGTCCGCGTCGACAATCGGGAATTCGATGACTTCATTATCCTTCGGCCGAATGGAGAGCCCATCTTCCATCTTGCGGTCGTCGTGGACGACGGCACGATGAAGGTTACGCACGTTCTGCGCGGAGACGACCATCTCACGAACGCGGCACGGCACGTCATGTTGTTCGACGCCCTTGGATATGCGCGTCCAAAGTTTGCGCATCTGCCGATGGTCCTGGATGAGCACGGCAAGAAGTACAGCAAACGACTTCACGGGGCTAACGTGCTTGATTGGCGCGACGATGGCTATCTGCCGGAGACCCTGATCAACTATGTAGCGCTTCTTGGATGGACGCCCGCCGAAGAAGGGCGCGAACTGTTCACGCGTGAGGAGCTTGTCGAGGCGTTCGACATCGAGCGCTTGGGCAAGTCCGCCGCCAAGTTCGATCTGAAGAAACTTCAGTGGATCAACGGACAGCACATACGCCGGCTAACGCCGGACGAATTGCGCGACCGCGTGATTCCGATTATGCAGGCAGCCGGTCTTGATACTTCGGCGAAATCACCGGAGTGGCTCACGCGCATGGCCGCAATCTGCCAGGAGAAGATACCAACGCTAAACGATATCGTGGCGTACACCGATTTCTTCTTCTCCGATCCGTCGCAGTATGAAGAGAAGGCGGTCAAGAAGCAGTGGGACAAGCCGGATGCAGTGGAGCGCATGGAGTTGATTGTGCAGACAATCACCTCCGTGGAACCATGGACCGCCGAGGCAATCAAGCATACGTTTGAGGAGCTTGCGGAGAAGTCAGGGCTGGCATTGGGTCAGTATGTGCACCCGACGCGCCTTGCCCTCACGGGCAAGAGTGTGGGGCCGGGCCTGTTCGAGTTGACCGAATTACTGGGAAAGGATGCGGTGTTGGAGCGAATCGCACGCGCCGTTTCGTATATCAGGGGAAGTGTGGAGAAAAAGTCGTGAAGTCAGTAGTAGCGGGAATCGATCTCGGGGGAACGAATGTAAAGACCGCGATTGTTGCGCGGAATGGGTCCATGATTGCGAAGGACAGCCGTCCGACCAATGCGGAGCTGGGCCTTGACCATGTGATAGACACGATGGTTGCCAGCGTCGAACGTGCCCTGGAAATGGCAGAAGCCGATCCCTGCGACATGTTTGCGGTGGGGGTGGGCGCGCCGGGTCCCATGAACTGGGAAACGGGTGTGGTGTTCAGTCCCCCGAATCTTCCGGGTTGGGAGAATGTCCCGCTGGCGGATCTTATGCAAGACCGCCTGAAAGTCCCTACTTTTGTCGACAACGACGCCAATGTCGCGACGTGGGGTGAGTTTTGGTCTGGCGCGGGCCGGGAAGTAGATTCCATGTGTTGCCTGACACTCGGTACGGGCGTCGGGGGGGGCATTGTGGTGTTTGGCCGGTTGCTGCGGGGCCCTGATGGCACGGCAGCGGAAATCGGACACATGAACGTATGCCGCGAGGGACGTCAGTGCAACTGCGGAGCCAAGGGGTGCCTTGAAGCCTATGCATCCGTGACCGGGATGGGCCGAACTGCCGTCGAAGGGATCGAAGCAGGCGAGAAGACGTTATTGACGGACATGTGCAAGGGTGACCTTTCTCTCATTGACGGGAAAATGATCTATGATGCGCTTGCCAAAGGCGACAAGTTTGCCGCGTGGGTTATGCGCGAAACAGCGGTTTGGCTTGGCACCGGCATCGGTAGCCTCATCAATCTGTTGAATCCGGAAATGGTTGTGTTGTGCGGCGGTATGATTGCCGCCGGCGACATCCTGTTCGATCCCATTCGCGAGACCGCACGCGCGCAATCGTTTGACGTGCCCGGAAGCCGGGTGAAGATTGTTCCGGCTGGGTTGGGCGCGGATTCGGGCGTTATTGGCGCCGCAGGATGCGCATTACAGCGGTATGAAGAGGGATAGCTTCCGCCCCCCGTGCGCGGGCGGTCCGATACGGATAGAAAGAGAAGGCTGGCTGCATGCCGGCGCTACTTCACAGGGTTGCTCATGATTGCGATTGTCGACTACAAAGCAGGGAACTTGACGAGCGTCAAACTGGCGCTCGAGTATCTGGGCGTGCCGGGTATGATTACGCGTAAGCCCGAGGAAGTGCTTGCGGCCGATCGCGTTATTTTCCCCGGCGACGGCGCCGCGGGATCCGCGATGGAACACTTGAACGAGCTGGACCTCGCGCAGACTTTAAAGACGGTCGTTGACCGTGGTACACCGACGCTGGGTATTTGTCTTGGAACGCAAGTCATCTTTGATTTCTCGGAAGAAGACGGGGGCGTCAATTGCATGGGGATCATTCCGGGGAACGTAAAGCGGTTCCGTCCCTCCGACCCCATGTGCAAGATCCCGCAAATGGGTTGGAATACAATGCGGTTCAAGACGCCTCACCCCTTGTTTGCAGGCGTCGAAGACGAAAGCGAATTCTACTTCATTCACAGTTACTACCCAGCGCCAACGGACACGAATCACGTGGTGGGCGAGACCGAATATGCGGACGTGACGTTCGCGTCGGCGGTTGCGCGCGGAAGTCTGTTCGCGACGCAGTTTCACCCGGAACGTTCCGGCCGAATAGGAATACGCATGTTGAAGAACTTCACGGAGTGGGACGGAAAATGCTGAGTAAACGAATCGTCCCCTGTCTGGACGTCCGCAATCGGGTGGTGACCAAGGGCGTCAAGTTTCAAAACAACAAGGACATTGGCGATCCCATCGAGATGGCCGTAGCTTACAGCGACGGCGGCGCCGACGAACTGGTCTTCTATGACATCACCGCATCCGCCGAGCGGCGTCCCATCGACATCGAGATGGTACGAGAGATCGGGAAGGTCGTTCATATTCCGTTTGCCGTAGGCGGTGGAATCGAAAGTCTCGACGATATGTATCGCGTACTGCTTGCGGGGGCCGAGAAAGTCTCGGTTAACTCGCTGGCCGTGCGCAATCCCGGCATCATTGGCGAAGGTGCGCGTATCTTCGGTTCGCAGTGCATCGTGCTGGGAATGGACCCCGTCAAGGCAGACGATCCCGCCAAGTTTCCAAGTGGGTATGAAATCACGGTGCGCGGTTTTCGCGAGCGTACCGGGATTGACGCGCTGGAGTGGGCAAAGCGCGCTCAGGACCTTGGCGTTGGCGAGATCGTGGTAAATAGCGTAGATGCGGATGGCATGCGCACCGGTTTCGAATTGACTCTGACCGGATTGATTGCCAGAAGCGTGGGAATACCGGTAGTCGCATCCGGGGGAGCGGGCACGCCGCAGCACTTGATCGATGTATTCCGGCAAGCGCAAGCTGACGCCGCGATTGTGGCAAGCATGGTTCACATGGGCGACTATACCATTGCGCAGATTAAAGAGGAGTTGGATCGCGCGGGAATTCCTGTGCGTAAGAAGTGGTGAATCACTACATCGAAGGGGGCCGTATTGATTCTCACCGTCACACCGAATCCGTGCGTAGACAAGACGGTCTACGTAGACGAGATTAAGATTGGGACCTTTATGCGTTCCTCGCGCTGCACCTGCATCGCGGGAGGTAAGGGGACCAACGTATCGCGCGGTATCGCCGCCTTGGGACGGACAACGCGCGCCATGGTCATTGTCGGCGGACACAGCGGCGCGCATGTCGTCGAGATGATCGAAAAGCAAGACTGCATTGAGTGCATTCCTGCGTGGGTTGCTTCGCAGACACGCACCATCACGACGGTCCTGGAGCAGACCGTACATCGTCAGACGGCGTTCTTCGAGCCCGGATCGCGGGTTACCAACGAAGAGGCGCAGGGTATTGTCGAGACCTTTCGAAATGCCTTGCCGGGGGCAAAGGTCGTCACGTTCAGCGGAACGGTGCCGGACCCCAGTATCAAATGGCTGTATCGAGAGCTGATCCCCATCGCAAAAAAGGCTCAGGTAGTTGCCCTGCTTGATTCGCACGGTCCTGAATTTGCACTTGGGCTGGAGGCCGTGCCGTATATGGTAAAGCCGAATATCTCCGAAGCGGAGGAACTGCTCGGCTATAGCCTCGAGACCATGGATGCGAGATGGCGCGCTGTCGAAGAGTTTCACCAGCGCGGAGTCGAACTTGTCGTACTGTCACTGGGGCGAGAAGGCGCGCTGGTTTCGCGAGGCAGCGAACGCTTTCAAGTGATTCCACCACACGTGCGCGAGGTGAATCCCGTGGGCAGCGGTGACGCACTGCTATCTGCGTTTGCCATTGGCCTTATCGAGGGGATGCCGCTGAAGATGATGGCCATGCTCGGGTGCGCGGCAGGCACGGCGAACGCCATGTCGTGGGACATTGGCCACTTCTCGCGAGAAGAAGTAGAAGCGCTGTTGCCGCGAATGGAAATACGCTCCATTTCCGAATAGCGTCACATCGGTCAGCAGTCTCTGAGTTCGACTTCCAGCGCCCACACGTTACTGGGGGCGGTCCGAATGCGCGTTGCATCCTTTTCCGTGACGATAACCTTTGGATGCTCGGAGAACTTCTCCAGAGGCAGCGAGGCATGGTCCAGATTAGTGATGATCAGGTAAGGCTTCGCGCCGATGTCTTGAAGCGTTCGTAGAAACGACTCCGGGTTGCCGATTGCGCAGGCAACGGCGATGAGGTCGTCCTTCAACGTCTTCAGGCTCATGGTTTCTCCGTCGCAAACTCGACGAAGCCGAACGGGAGCATGATAGGTCTTTCGAATCGGGATGCCTGGACAAATCGATTCGATCCGGCGCAGCAAGGCATCCAGATCGCGCGCTTGATCACAGCGCGTCAGGATGAGCTGTGTGGCGCGGGCCAGGGCGGAGACTGGTTCGCGAAGTATCCCGCGCGGAACAAGGCGCTCGTTGCCAAATGGATTTGAGGCGTCGATCAGCGCGATGTTCTCGTCTCGCTCCAACTGCACGTATTGAAATCCGTCGTCGAGAATAAGCGTGTCGCAGCCGTGTTCATCGATGAGCTTACGTGCTGCGGCAACACGGTCAGCCGAGCGTGCCACAAATGCATCCGGGACCTTGCTCGCAATCAACGCGGGCTCGTCGCCGATGACATCGCTCATGTGCGCAGCCTCTTCGCCGCGCGCAATTACTATCGACGCGACCTTGCGCGTGTGCCCATGTCCGCGGGTGAGTATTCCGACGACACGTCCTTCGGCCACTTCCTTGCTTGCGCGCTCGATCACGGCGGGTGTCTTTCCCGTTCCCCCTGCCGTGATGTTTCCGAAACTGATGACACGAGCGTTGACGCGTTCACGCGGTTTGCGGTGGCGCAACCACATCCCGACACGTTGGATTGGAGTGGCCGCTGTGAGAATCGCAGCGAGGGGTGCGGGTATGGGCTCGCCAGTTCGAATCTTGCGGATGAGCGGATCGACGGGGTTCATTGGGGTGCAAAACGCTTGCCGCTGAACTGGCGCACGAGGCCTTTCAACTCCAGGAGCGTGAGTGTGCTCAGGGCATCGGAAATGGAGATGCGGCATGCCGCAGAAATCTCATCGACATGCGTGCCAGTGGGAGACAGGGCTTTCAAGACCATCCGTTCGAGTCCCGCGGGCTGCGACGGTTTTTCCGGAGTGGGCGCCGGCGGGCGTTGCGGGGGGGGAGGGGCCGGCTCGAAGGCTGCTTGCGGCGCAGGCGTCTCGGTTCTGGGCGTTGTGGACGTGGTCGCGCGACTCGCTGCTGGCCGAGGAAGTTCTGTCCGAACGTCTGCGGGAAGGTTCAGCTCAACAAGGATATCCTCAACCGTCTCCACGAGTTTTGCGCCTTCGCGAATCAGAAGGTGCGGGCCCTGGCTATTGAGTACACCCACTTGGCCGGGAACGGCGAACACTTCGCGGCCTTGTTCCGCCGCTTGCCGCGCCGTAATAAGCGCCCCGCTCGAAAGTGGAGCTTCGATAACGAGCGTCCCCATCGTCATGCCGCTGATGATGCGATTGCGATAGGGGAAATGTCCGGCTGAAGGTTTCATTCCCATGGGAAACTGAGAGATAACGCAACCGTGCTTCGTGATGTCCTGCATGAGGTCGGCGTTTTGCGGCGGATATGCGATGTCGACGCCGCAACCAAGAACGGCAACCGTGCGCCCACCCGCGTCGATGGCGCCTTGATGTGCCGCTGCATCCACCCCCAATGCCAGACCGCTAACCACAGTGACATTCCGCGCGGCCATTTCACGCCCGAACTTCTCCGCCATACGTAGACCGTAGGGCGTGGCGCGCCGCGTTCCAACGAGCGCTACGCAATTCTGGTCTTCATCGCGCAACTCGCCGCGCACGAAGAGCACGAGTGGCGGGTCGTAGATTTCAGCCAAACGAAGGGGATAGCGCGGGTCTTCCATCGTCAGCAGGGTGACACCGTACTTTGCCATGGCGCGTTCTTGGGCATCGACATCTACAACGTCGCTGTATTGCGTGATGCGTTGGGCAAGCTTTTCACCGACGACGTCTTGAAGGGCATGTTTGGGCGCGCGCAACACGGCTGCGGGAGTCCGAAACCGCGCCAGCAAGCGAATGAACAACGTGGTGCCCACTCCGGGCACCAGCGTCAGCGTCAACCATTCGCGTTGTTCCTGCGTCAGCGCCATACCTGGACTATATCACTCCCACCATATCGGGATCGATTTGTTCAGAACCTCAAGCGCCAGTCTACGGGTCCATCGGAGTCGCAATGCAGGTCGATGCGAAGCACATTCTGCTCCATCTGAGTTGTCGCATTGCCCGTTGAAACAGAAATAGTCTCCGCCTTGTATGGATCCGGAATGAGGATGCGAATCGTATAGTCTGTGTTGGCCACGCCCTCAAACACGCCATGGAGCGTCCTGGCGGCCGAATTCCACTCAAGTGACTTGAAATCGGTAGCTCCCTGCGAGAAGTGGCGATTCGTCGAAAGGAACATGGGGCGGTTCTCGTACGGACGCAACGCCAGCAGGCGCACGCCGCCGGGCGGGATGTTCACTTCGAGTTGCTTCTGGCCAATGCCGTAGTACTTGTCCTCCCAGAAACCGTAAACGGTGAAGTATCCCTCCGGGTCGAGTCCGAGTTTCGCAAATGAAACGGGAACCGTCTTGGCAGCGGATTCGTCCCAATTAAACAGCGCGAGAATCGACCAGTTGCCCACCGCGCTACGGACAGGCAAGTGCCATATTTGAGGATTGTCGGCCTCGAACAAATCGATGGGGCGTGCACGGCCCACCGTCGGCAGCAGTTTCTGGAGGACTGCAACTTCGTCTGGCGCAAGTCCAGAGAAGCGATCTCCAATAAGCACCGTTCCCCCGGTCATGACTTGGCCCGTCAGCCACGCGAGCGTCTGATCGCGAGTGAGTTTTGGTTTGTCGGCAACGTCCCACCGCGCGCGTGTGGCGTCATGGCCGAAGTAGGCGCAATCGACGTCAGGCGACCAGAGCGACGGCGTGAAGTAGTAGCGGCGCGCCGCTGTTGTCATCGTCTCGACACAGCCCCACGGCCACTTCTCGGGATCCTTTCGCCAAATGGGGGCGCAGTCATTGCCGAGCCGCATGCCGTCGGCGATGGTGCCTGTTACGGCGAGAGGAGCGAAGCTCATGATGAACTTGTCTTCTCCCATGCCCTCGCGCAAGGCCTGCATGCCTTTACGAAATACCTCGACACGTGTCAGCGACGTGTCGTGGTACTTTTCGGCAAGCAGCAAGTGGTAAACATAGTCGGCTTCCATAAGCGCGTCGAAGCCCCACTCATTGCTTATTCGTGCGGCAACTTGGCGGACGTAGTCCAAAGCGCCCGGGGCAGTGACGTCGAGGATGCGGTCATCCTCATTGACGACCTCGCGGCCTTGCGCATTGGGTGCTGCGAGCCAGTCGGGGTGCTCTTTCGCCAGATTGGAGTTCACATTGACCGTGAAGGGAGCAATCCAAATGCCTGCGGTCATGCCGCGCGCGTGAATGGCATCGGTAATGGATCTCAGGCCGTTCGGAAAGCGTTCCGGATTGACTTCCCAGTCGCCCTTGGCGTTCTGCCATCCGTCATCGATTGCAAAGTGTGTCCAGCCATAGCGCTTGAGGTTCTTGTCGATGAAATCGAGATTCTCGTACACCCGGGCTTCGTTGATGTCAGAGCGGTATTCCGTGTTCCAGGAGTCCCAGCCGTGAGGGGAAAACGGGCGCTTTCCGGACACGTTGTTAACGGCGGCCATATGGCGGGAAAAGCGTTCCAACCCTTCAAAGGGGTCGCGTTCCGCGATGCTAAGGTACAGTACTTCGGATACCAATCGTTCGCCAGGTTGCAGTTCCACAGGGGGATCGTAGACACATTCAGCCGAGAACTCTTTGAAGAATTCGCCGAATGTCTCGTCTGTCGTGGGATTATCGAAGCGGATACGCGTATAGGCGCGATCGTTGGTCAAGAACCCGGCCACGAGCGAACGCCGATTCTGCGTATTCAGTGCTAAGAGATTCCACATACTTGAGGCGGCGCCACGCGTCATTGCTGGGGGGGATTCGTCGCCGGGGAAATTGCGTCCATTTTCGAGAACCTGGCATTCGGAGGTGCCAGCCCCCAGAGAGAATCCGCCATTGCGCTTGTCACCGGTACACCAAGGCATCAATGCTTTTACGCGTACAGGTTTCTTGCCCGTGTTGGTGAAGGCAACTTGTACGGTAAGGTAGGGTTCGGTGGGGTACGTATTATGGAGCCACTCGCACGACTTGAACGTCATGCCGATTCCCTGGCCCTTGCCCAGCTTGTCGCTGACTTCCCGGCGGCTCGTTGCCTTGCCGAGAACGGGCAGCGGCTTGGGCTTCTCCTCGCCATCGAGCCACACCATGGGATACACATTGGTGAAGACGGGCTCGCCGCTGGTCAAATCGATATTGACTTGGCCACTCTTCTGAACGATAGAGACGTAGGAGCTTGCAGAGGTACTCCGGTATTCCTTGTGGGCGCGCGCGGGGAATAGCGTCTGCGCTTGGAGAGATACCGCAACCAAGGCGAAGCTTAAAAGAGAGACCGCGATTCTCACGACAAATCCCCCTGGATGTTTGGGTAACGGCTCGAGCCGTTACTTTATTGTGATCTTCTTTCCGGACCTGCTGGATTCATAGGCGGCCAACGCGACCTGCATGGCTGCACGTCCCGCAGCGCCGTCCATGGTGAGTTTTTCCTTGCCTGTGACCACGTCCATCCAGCGGGAGATTTCGACATCCCAGCCGCCGGTGGTGGGCTTTGGGTCTAGGGTCTTCCATTCGGTGACGCTATCGCGGCCGGCCGACGCCTTGCCTCCGCAGAGCTGCAGCCCCCGGTTGTAGTCGCAAATCAAGGTCCCTTCCGTGCCATAAATCTCGAATCCCGAGAATCCGGGTTTGCTGGTCCATCCGACTTCGATGTAGCCGAGCGCGCCACTTTTGAATTCAAGCATCAGGAGGGCGTTGTCGTCGACTTCGATTTTCTTGATCAGCGTCGCGGCCTTCGCATAAACCGAAGTGGCAGGGCCGAACATCCACAGGCACAGGTCGATGGCGTGAATACCCATGTCGAGCATCACTCCGCCTGCCGCCATGGCAGCTTTGTAGAACCAAGTGCCCTTGGCCCAACCGGGGTAGGGACCGCTGTGCGCAAACCGCACGCGCATCATGAAGGGTTTGCCGAGCGCTTTCTTGGTAAGCATCTGCTTGCACAGCATCGGCCCCGTGTACATTCGGTTGGTAAACCCAATCATGAGTTTCCGACGTTGTGCCTTCGCGACGGCAATCATCTTGTCGCATTCTTTTAAAGTCATTGCCATGGGCTTTTCGCACAGGACATGGCAACCGGCTTTCAGGGCGTCCATACTTGCCGACGCGTGGAATCGATTGGGCGAGCAGACACTCACAACATCGAGGTCTTCTTTGGCGAGCATTTCCGCGTGCGTTGCGTATCCCTTTGCCTTCGGGAACAGCTTCAGAACCTCGGCGTGACGGTCGACCGCGGGGTCGGCGAACGCAACAAAATCGACGCGTTTGTCTTTGGCATATCCCGGCATGTGGCAAGCTTGCGCAATCGCTCCCGCGCCAATCACACCGGCCCGAAGCGTCTTGGTCTTGGATTTCATGGTACTACCTCCGAAAAGTAAGTGAAACAAAAGTGTATCGATGAGAGAGGACTGCGATCAACCGCACAACGCTTCCCTGCCGCGATGATTCACTGGGTAAGACTTTCGATGCAGAATGGCATTCGGAGTGCCAGAGACGGTGTAGAGGGGTTTGATGAATCAAGCGGCTTCGAGTAATTGCATTCATGATGGCGTGCATCCGATTCAGGGCCAGCGTGGCATAGGGCAAGTGCATTCCGTGGGTTCCCAGAGAAATGTGCTATGTTTGGCAGAAGTACTTCGGTTACGATAGCACCTTAGCGTGTAGTGCAGGAGATAAATTGCGGGCAATGAAGATAAGTTGTGGCAAGCGTTACCATCTCATGACTCTCCTGTTTGGGGTAGTGCTCTTGATCGTCTATGCGCTGACGTGCTACGGCGGGTTGCGGTCGCCGGACAGCGAAATCGTCTTCAGAACTGCGGAGTCGTTGGTCACCAGGCATCAGTGGGACGTTCCCAATCCCGTGGAAAGTTGGCCCGAGTTTGGCCTAGCCACGGGGATTGACGGAAAGAAGTACAGTGTGTTTGGTCCGCTGCAATCAATCCTGGCTGCTCCGCTCGTTGCGTTTGGGAAAGCCATTAATCCCACGCCTTGGTACGCAGAGCTGACCTTTACTGTCCCGCCCAGCCATCTTCTGGACTATGGTTTCGATCGCGCTCTAAAAGGTATGCCCATCTCTCATCTTGATGGCCATGCATTGCGTTTCGTTACCGGGTTCTTCAATTCATTTGTGAGCGCGGCGAGCGCAATCATGATCTGGTGGATTGCAGTTGCGTTGTGGAATTGTGTGCGAACCGCTGCGACCCTTACGTTCATGTATGCGCTGGGGACTTTGGCCTGGCCCTATTCGGGGACTTTCTTTAGTGAACCCTTGGCAACGTTCTTCGCCTTGTCTTCGCTCTATTTCTTAATCCGGTGGCATCATACGC
Proteins encoded:
- the hisF gene encoding imidazole glycerol phosphate synthase subunit HisF; translation: MLSKRIVPCLDVRNRVVTKGVKFQNNKDIGDPIEMAVAYSDGGADELVFYDITASAERRPIDIEMVREIGKVVHIPFAVGGGIESLDDMYRVLLAGAEKVSVNSLAVRNPGIIGEGARIFGSQCIVLGMDPVKADDPAKFPSGYEITVRGFRERTGIDALEWAKRAQDLGVGEIVVNSVDADGMRTGFELTLTGLIARSVGIPVVASGGAGTPQHLIDVFRQAQADAAIVASMVHMGDYTIAQIKEELDRAGIPVRKKW
- a CDS encoding 1-phosphofructokinase family hexose kinase, whose translation is MILTVTPNPCVDKTVYVDEIKIGTFMRSSRCTCIAGGKGTNVSRGIAALGRTTRAMVIVGGHSGAHVVEMIEKQDCIECIPAWVASQTRTITTVLEQTVHRQTAFFEPGSRVTNEEAQGIVETFRNALPGAKVVTFSGTVPDPSIKWLYRELIPIAKKAQVVALLDSHGPEFALGLEAVPYMVKPNISEAEELLGYSLETMDARWRAVEEFHQRGVELVVLSLGREGALVSRGSERFQVIPPHVREVNPVGSGDALLSAFAIGLIEGMPLKMMAMLGCAAGTANAMSWDIGHFSREEVEALLPRMEIRSISE
- a CDS encoding Gfo/Idh/MocA family oxidoreductase, whose product is MKSKTKTLRAGVIGAGAIAQACHMPGYAKDKRVDFVAFADPAVDRHAEVLKLFPKAKGYATHAEMLAKEDLDVVSVCSPNRFHASASMDALKAGCHVLCEKPMAMTLKECDKMIAVAKAQRRKLMIGFTNRMYTGPMLCKQMLTKKALGKPFMMRVRFAHSGPYPGWAKGTWFYKAAMAAGGVMLDMGIHAIDLCLWMFGPATSVYAKAATLIKKIEVDDNALLMLEFKSGALGYIEVGWTSKPGFSGFEIYGTEGTLICDYNRGLQLCGGKASAGRDSVTEWKTLDPKPTTGGWDVEISRWMDVVTGKEKLTMDGAAGRAAMQVALAAYESSRSGKKITIK
- the lpxK gene encoding tetraacyldisaccharide 4'-kinase, coding for MNPVDPLIRKIRTGEPIPAPLAAILTAATPIQRVGMWLRHRKPRERVNARVISFGNITAGGTGKTPAVIERASKEVAEGRVVGILTRGHGHTRKVASIVIARGEEAAHMSDVIGDEPALIASKVPDAFVARSADRVAAARKLIDEHGCDTLILDDGFQYVQLERDENIALIDASNPFGNERLVPRGILREPVSALARATQLILTRCDQARDLDALLRRIESICPGIPIRKTYHAPVRLRRVCDGETMSLKTLKDDLIAVACAIGNPESFLRTLQDIGAKPYLIITNLDHASLPLEKFSEHPKVIVTEKDATRIRTAPSNVWALEVELRDC
- a CDS encoding ROK family protein; translated protein: MKSVVAGIDLGGTNVKTAIVARNGSMIAKDSRPTNAELGLDHVIDTMVASVERALEMAEADPCDMFAVGVGAPGPMNWETGVVFSPPNLPGWENVPLADLMQDRLKVPTFVDNDANVATWGEFWSGAGREVDSMCCLTLGTGVGGGIVVFGRLLRGPDGTAAEIGHMNVCREGRQCNCGAKGCLEAYASVTGMGRTAVEGIEAGEKTLLTDMCKGDLSLIDGKMIYDALAKGDKFAAWVMRETAVWLGTGIGSLINLLNPEMVVLCGGMIAAGDILFDPIRETARAQSFDVPGSRVKIVPAGLGADSGVIGAAGCALQRYEEG
- the gltX gene encoding glutamate--tRNA ligase — translated: MSTVRVRIAPSPSGFLHIGTAKVALFNWLYARQTGGTFILRLEDTDAERSSEEYAEAMCEGFRWLGIDWDEGPEFAGQPEKGTFGPYRQSLRKELHRKEGMRLLEEGKAYKCFCSKEELEAAREEAMREKRPPRYSGKCRNLTAEQIAAMGDRPFSIRFKVEPGETVIDDLVQGAVRVDNREFDDFIILRPNGEPIFHLAVVVDDGTMKVTHVLRGDDHLTNAARHVMLFDALGYARPKFAHLPMVLDEHGKKYSKRLHGANVLDWRDDGYLPETLINYVALLGWTPAEEGRELFTREELVEAFDIERLGKSAAKFDLKKLQWINGQHIRRLTPDELRDRVIPIMQAAGLDTSAKSPEWLTRMAAICQEKIPTLNDIVAYTDFFFSDPSQYEEKAVKKQWDKPDAVERMELIVQTITSVEPWTAEAIKHTFEELAEKSGLALGQYVHPTRLALTGKSVGPGLFELTELLGKDAVLERIARAVSYIRGSVEKKS
- the hisH gene encoding imidazole glycerol phosphate synthase subunit HisH — translated: MIAIVDYKAGNLTSVKLALEYLGVPGMITRKPEEVLAADRVIFPGDGAAGSAMEHLNELDLAQTLKTVVDRGTPTLGICLGTQVIFDFSEEDGGVNCMGIIPGNVKRFRPSDPMCKIPQMGWNTMRFKTPHPLFAGVEDESEFYFIHSYYPAPTDTNHVVGETEYADVTFASAVARGSLFATQFHPERSGRIGIRMLKNFTEWDGKC
- a CDS encoding alpha-galactosidase, with product MRIAVSLLSFALVAVSLQAQTLFPARAHKEYRSTSASSYVSIVQKSGQVNIDLTSGEPVFTNVYPMVWLDGEEKPKPLPVLGKATSRREVSDKLGKGQGIGMTFKSCEWLHNTYPTEPYLTVQVAFTNTGKKPVRVKALMPWCTGDKRNGGFSLGAGTSECQVLENGRNFPGDESPPAMTRGAASSMWNLLALNTQNRRSLVAGFLTNDRAYTRIRFDNPTTDETFGEFFKEFSAECVYDPPVELQPGERLVSEVLYLSIAERDPFEGLERFSRHMAAVNNVSGKRPFSPHGWDSWNTEYRSDINEARVYENLDFIDKNLKRYGWTHFAIDDGWQNAKGDWEVNPERFPNGLRSITDAIHARGMTAGIWIAPFTVNVNSNLAKEHPDWLAAPNAQGREVVNEDDRILDVTAPGALDYVRQVAARISNEWGFDALMEADYVYHLLLAEKYHDTSLTRVEVFRKGMQALREGMGEDKFIMSFAPLAVTGTIADGMRLGNDCAPIWRKDPEKWPWGCVETMTTAARRYYFTPSLWSPDVDCAYFGHDATRARWDVADKPKLTRDQTLAWLTGQVMTGGTVLIGDRFSGLAPDEVAVLQKLLPTVGRARPIDLFEADNPQIWHLPVRSAVGNWSILALFNWDESAAKTVPVSFAKLGLDPEGYFTVYGFWEDKYYGIGQKQLEVNIPPGGVRLLALRPYENRPMFLSTNRHFSQGATDFKSLEWNSAARTLHGVFEGVANTDYTIRILIPDPYKAETISVSTGNATTQMEQNVLRIDLHCDSDGPVDWRLRF
- the dprA gene encoding DNA-processing protein DprA, with amino-acid sequence MALTQEQREWLTLTLVPGVGTTLFIRLLARFRTPAAVLRAPKHALQDVVGEKLAQRITQYSDVVDVDAQERAMAKYGVTLLTMEDPRYPLRLAEIYDPPLVLFVRGELRDEDQNCVALVGTRRATPYGLRMAEKFGREMAARNVTVVSGLALGVDAAAHQGAIDAGGRTVAVLGCGVDIAYPPQNADLMQDITKHGCVISQFPMGMKPSAGHFPYRNRIISGMTMGTLVIEAPLSSGALITARQAAEQGREVFAVPGQVGVLNSQGPHLLIREGAKLVETVEDILVELNLPADVRTELPRPAASRATTSTTPRTETPAPQAAFEPAPPPPQRPPAPTPEKPSQPAGLERMVLKALSPTGTHVDEISAACRISISDALSTLTLLELKGLVRQFSGKRFAPQ